A region of Pueribacillus theae DNA encodes the following proteins:
- a CDS encoding DUF2383 domain-containing protein — protein MEKIIKELNKFLEGNYMAIHTYEQYIHHTGDQKVKKLLQNIQQNHKQHAAMIGKRIQDLGGIPAHDVDIKGKMIELISKLKETTKDTNSILKDAAIGESRGIQTSKELLDGDLDSESLHLVKRILERNQQHVNLLKSYM, from the coding sequence ATGGAAAAAATCATTAAAGAATTAAATAAATTTCTTGAAGGAAATTATATGGCCATTCACACTTATGAGCAATATATTCATCACACGGGCGACCAAAAGGTAAAAAAACTGTTACAAAATATTCAACAGAACCATAAACAACATGCAGCAATGATTGGTAAAAGAATTCAAGATCTTGGTGGGATTCCTGCTCATGATGTAGATATAAAAGGTAAAATGATTGAATTAATATCTAAATTAAAAGAAACCACCAAAGATACGAATTCAATTCTGAAAGATGCAGCAATTGGTGAAAGCAGGGGTATCCAAACCTCAAAGGAACTCCTTGATGGTGATTTAGATTCTGAAAGTCTGCATCTTGTGAAGAGAATATTAGAGCGCAATCAGCAGCACGTTAATTTGTTAAAAAGTTACATGTGA